In Paramormyrops kingsleyae isolate MSU_618 chromosome 13, PKINGS_0.4, whole genome shotgun sequence, a single window of DNA contains:
- the c13h11orf58 gene encoding small acidic protein, with protein sequence MSSAGDHPHGTKRPAEPHEASTAWESADLGNDERKQKFLRLMGAGKKEHTGRLVIGDHKSTSNFRTGAEDKKMNSELEQQYQQGLDGKLSGRNRRHCGLGFSESSSPAEITEGEERTDSTEAQATDSQEAEEEEPSTESKAGDQEQSQDCTDGRKEEQKRVFKMAFVKSS encoded by the exons ATGAGCTCTGCAGGGGATCATCCGCATGGGACGAAAAGGCCGGCTGAGCCACACGAA GCGTCCACTGCGTGGGAATCGGCGGATCTGGGCAACGACGAGAGGAAACAGAAGTTTCTGCGGCTGATGGGCGCTGGCAAG AAAGAGCACACCGGGCGCCTCGTCATTGGAGATCACAAGTCAACTTCAAACTTCAGGACAG GGGCCGAGGACAAGAAGATGAACTCTGAGTTGGAGCAACAGTACCAGCAGGGTCTGGACGGGAAGCTGTCAGGCAGGAACAGGAGGCACTGTGGCCTGGGATTCAGCGAG TCCAGCTCGCCAGCAGAGATCACAGAAGGCGAAGAGAGGACAGACAGCACAGAGGCCCAGGCCACAGACAGCCAAGAAGCGGAAGAGGAGGAACCATCAACAGAATCAAAGGCTGGCGATCAGGAGCAGAGTCAGGACTGTACAGATGGCagaaaagaggaacagaagcGTGTTTTCAAAATGGCATTCGTGAAGTCCTCTTAA